One stretch of Shewanella sp. Arc9-LZ DNA includes these proteins:
- the brnQ gene encoding branched-chain amino acid transport system II carrier protein, producing the protein MQTTKMSVTDTLGLGFMTFAFFLGAGNLIFPPFAGMLAGENMSFAMFGFLITAVGMPLIGLIAVAKANGKVMALLPAFAATALAIAIYIIIGPAFAAPRTALVAFEIGARPFISNPDALMMLGGKEFSIAQLIYTLVFFSIVMFLSLFPGKLLDSVGKILTPVLILLLVGLASSVIILPGAEVNLPVGEYINSPLTKGIIEGYNTMDTLASLMFGMLIIDLLRKKGVNDAADQTKYLVRAAFIAAGGLAFVYVSLFYLGASAGDFAIGADNGGQILTNYVTHHFGNIGTLMLSTVVTLACLTTAVGLVTACSEFFNELMPKLSYQLLVVLLSVICATVANVGLSQLISISIPVLMTIYPVAIALVLVTFLTERFARPAFSHRVVLSVALFFGIFDGLQTAGMDMSFLDFMPLHAEGMAWLLPTALTAIVCLFLPQNQAQKADA; encoded by the coding sequence GTGCAAACAACTAAAATGAGTGTGACTGATACGCTAGGGTTAGGGTTTATGACCTTTGCGTTTTTTTTAGGTGCGGGTAACTTAATTTTCCCACCTTTTGCTGGCATGCTTGCTGGCGAGAATATGTCTTTTGCGATGTTCGGTTTCTTAATTACCGCAGTGGGTATGCCACTGATAGGGTTAATTGCCGTTGCGAAAGCTAACGGTAAAGTGATGGCGCTATTACCTGCGTTTGCTGCCACAGCATTAGCCATTGCGATTTATATTATCATTGGCCCAGCATTTGCGGCCCCACGTACTGCGTTGGTGGCGTTCGAAATTGGCGCTAGACCTTTTATTAGTAATCCAGATGCGTTAATGATGCTTGGCGGCAAAGAGTTTAGTATTGCGCAACTTATTTATACTTTGGTGTTTTTCTCCATTGTGATGTTTTTATCTTTATTTCCTGGAAAATTACTCGATAGCGTAGGTAAAATACTTACGCCAGTATTGATTTTACTCTTGGTGGGGTTAGCCAGTTCAGTGATTATTCTTCCTGGCGCAGAGGTGAACCTTCCGGTCGGTGAATATATTAATAGTCCATTAACCAAAGGAATTATTGAAGGTTATAACACCATGGATACCTTGGCATCATTGATGTTTGGTATGTTAATCATCGATTTGTTACGCAAAAAAGGCGTTAACGATGCCGCCGATCAAACTAAGTATTTAGTTCGTGCAGCATTTATTGCTGCTGGTGGTTTAGCGTTTGTGTATGTGTCGTTGTTTTATCTTGGTGCTTCAGCAGGCGATTTTGCTATTGGTGCAGACAATGGCGGCCAAATTTTAACAAACTATGTGACTCATCATTTTGGTAATATTGGTACCTTAATGCTGTCAACGGTTGTAACGCTTGCTTGCTTAACGACGGCCGTTGGCTTAGTTACAGCCTGCTCTGAATTCTTCAATGAATTAATGCCAAAATTATCGTACCAGTTACTAGTGGTTTTATTAAGTGTGATATGTGCCACTGTCGCTAACGTAGGTTTATCGCAATTAATAAGCATCAGTATTCCTGTGTTAATGACTATTTATCCCGTTGCGATAGCATTGGTATTGGTAACTTTTTTGACAGAACGCTTTGCTAGACCTGCTTTTTCGCATCGAGTCGTGCTGAGTGTTGCACTGTTTTTCGGTATCTTTGATGGGTTACAAACGGCAGGCATGGACATGAGCTTCCTTGACTTTATGCCACTGCATGCAGAGGGGATGGCTTGGTTGCTACCTACTGCGTTAACAGCAATTGTGTGTTTGTTTTTACCTCAAAATCAGGCTCAAAAAGCGGATGCTTAA
- a CDS encoding ABC-three component system protein yields MTVNYNDESAHHGDNVFTSLSSLEQAVEQIKRTLGSNNGAIEIIENLADYITDYPNREIIGLENKLINGDRQDLSDRALLLKNRFERKLAKNQMALAEQHIYVQILSTISSIWHSKIKPLIDVGASKNTVDKAIFDDLIEPVHKAVVRYDTLATSELVSGMLYFLTGKCHLVWEKSC; encoded by the coding sequence ATGACTGTCAATTATAACGACGAGTCAGCTCACCATGGTGACAATGTTTTTACTTCATTAAGTTCACTTGAACAAGCTGTCGAACAAATTAAACGCACCCTAGGAAGCAATAACGGTGCAATTGAGATTATTGAAAATCTAGCAGACTACATCACGGATTATCCTAATAGAGAAATCATTGGCTTAGAGAACAAGCTAATAAATGGTGATCGTCAAGACCTTTCTGATAGAGCGCTATTACTTAAAAACCGTTTTGAAAGAAAACTGGCAAAGAATCAGATGGCATTAGCTGAACAACATATCTATGTTCAAATTCTATCAACAATTAGCTCTATTTGGCATTCAAAGATAAAGCCTTTAATTGATGTTGGCGCATCAAAAAACACAGTAGATAAGGCGATATTTGATGATCTGATAGAGCCAGTCCACAAAGCCGTTGTTCGTTATGACACTCTCGCAACCTCTGAGCTAGTCAGTGGGATGCTCTATTTTCTTACAGGGAAATGCCACTTAGTGTGGGAGAAATCATGCTAA
- a CDS encoding ABC-three component system middle component 5 — protein sequence MLIYHPAQDINHCVYRLLSIMANTEHQKIKLDTYRLIDFYTLFPYLVSLIKPLPKPLNKHKSKFLNIPEPFEALKNTRRILFELENLQTIAIQNLLAKNILDKECFEKGFIKRTDLSLPQPLADELNNSNLAQEEWFIALIEALPNVKFEGKTGLKARTGLMEYRYDLEAQ from the coding sequence ATGCTAATTTACCACCCCGCACAAGATATCAACCACTGTGTATATCGCTTGCTTTCTATTATGGCAAATACTGAACATCAGAAAATCAAACTTGATACTTATCGTCTGATTGATTTTTATACTCTTTTTCCGTATTTAGTCTCACTAATCAAACCACTTCCTAAACCATTGAATAAACATAAAAGTAAGTTTCTTAATATACCTGAACCATTCGAGGCACTAAAAAATACTCGAAGAATTCTATTCGAACTCGAAAACTTACAAACAATTGCTATTCAGAACCTATTGGCTAAAAACATTTTGGACAAAGAGTGCTTTGAAAAAGGATTTATCAAACGAACAGATTTGTCACTACCGCAACCACTTGCAGATGAGCTAAACAACTCAAACTTAGCTCAAGAGGAATGGTTTATAGCTCTAATTGAGGCTTTACCTAACGTCAAATTTGAAGGAAAGACTGGGCTAAAAGCTAGAACTGGTTTGATGGAATATCGTTATGATCTGGAGGCACAATGA